Proteins encoded within one genomic window of Streptomyces profundus:
- a CDS encoding phenylacetaldoxime dehydratase family protein: protein MSWTPDYPRTVPERRPEGHRPRAPRWTLGFDAPTSLLTSDYLAIQTDDEHDPAVERFLAAVRATHRGGGAADAPEAWELLGFTDEAGAHNLVHLAYWKDSTAHARWLATAPLPGWYHGLEAATIDHGAWHETVQVPPDRAETIYSDPRRDFGMAACAGTRMVSMTHNGYFGAARDRMPVSAIDPLEPAGPHRRRTPPPDSGGRRLRAECGHNTAVIRSGQYWQRAEGEQLADYEQELRPKLMAGMDHLRQAADTEGTLALRVMTSLDRTTLEPLRETSVLGHFHSLAALEGWAAEHATHAAIYEHAIARNRQYGEARTVVTWHEVFVLPRTAAFEYVNCHPATGILSHAPTLLAVT from the coding sequence GTGAGCTGGACCCCCGACTACCCCAGGACCGTCCCCGAACGCCGCCCCGAGGGCCACCGACCCCGCGCCCCGCGCTGGACGCTCGGCTTCGACGCCCCCACCTCGCTCCTCACCAGCGACTACCTCGCCATCCAGACCGACGACGAACACGACCCCGCCGTCGAACGGTTCCTCGCCGCCGTCCGCGCCACCCACCGCGGCGGCGGGGCGGCGGACGCCCCCGAGGCATGGGAGCTGCTCGGCTTCACCGACGAGGCCGGTGCCCACAACCTGGTGCACCTCGCCTACTGGAAGGACTCGACCGCCCACGCCCGCTGGCTGGCCACCGCCCCGCTCCCCGGCTGGTACCACGGGCTCGAAGCGGCGACGATCGACCACGGCGCCTGGCACGAGACCGTCCAGGTGCCCCCGGACCGCGCCGAGACCATCTACTCCGACCCGCGCCGCGACTTCGGCATGGCGGCCTGCGCCGGCACCCGGATGGTGTCGATGACCCACAACGGCTACTTCGGCGCCGCCCGCGACCGGATGCCCGTCTCCGCCATCGACCCCCTGGAACCGGCCGGGCCGCACCGCCGCCGCACCCCGCCCCCCGACTCCGGGGGACGCAGACTGCGCGCCGAATGCGGCCACAACACCGCCGTCATCCGCTCCGGCCAGTACTGGCAGCGCGCCGAGGGCGAGCAACTCGCCGACTACGAACAGGAACTCCGACCCAAGCTGATGGCCGGCATGGACCACCTGCGCCAGGCCGCCGACACCGAGGGCACCCTGGCGCTGCGCGTCATGACCAGCCTGGACCGCACCACCCTGGAACCGCTGCGCGAGACCTCCGTGCTCGGCCACTTCCACAGCCTCGCCGCCCTGGAGGGCTGGGCCGCGGAACACGCCACCCACGCCGCGATCTACGAGCACGCCATCGCCAGGAACCGGCAGTACGGCGAGGCCCGCACCGTCGTCACCTGGCACGAGGTGTTCGTGCTGCCCCGCACCGCCGCCTTCGAGTACGTCAACTGCCATCCGGCGACGGGCATCCTGTCCCACGCCCCGACCCTGCTGGCCGTGACCTAG
- a CDS encoding MFS transporter: MSESPSPPSVVAHPPSAADAAGGGRALQGQLRSLRAAVAGNVLEWFDWTLYSIFSTYIAAHFFDKSDPSSALLSTLAVFAVGFLARPLGGLVFGRLADRRGRKVVLVVTITIMSVSSLVIALVPGYEQIGVWSSVVLLLARLAQGLAHGGESGVSYTYVSEIAPPKRRGLWSSSVFFAVTLGVMLATALGWFCTTFFGDDGTQEYGWRGAFIFGALLGLLVLWLRRTAEETSHFNENDSAAAVPSAAKPRLPKSQAVKIGLLVILLACGHNCAYYVWATFASSFAISQRDMDPQSAFTASLLAQAVALGMLVLWGNLSDRVGRRPMIIAMGIAAIGLYYPLSLLISDAPWTLFVAQAVGMSVWAMGAAMYPAFISELFPTHTRAAGVAVATSVSVALFGGTAPYLMTWFDDNGVAWVFWIWVGLLSSMAIVGGMIVRETKGIDLGAVTSPFRDRTDRARAARTTGSAPAPAPSGDDREVTTR; encoded by the coding sequence GTGTCCGAATCCCCGTCCCCGCCGTCGGTCGTCGCCCACCCCCCGTCCGCAGCCGACGCCGCCGGCGGTGGGAGAGCCCTTCAGGGGCAGCTCCGCTCGCTGCGCGCGGCCGTCGCCGGCAACGTCCTTGAGTGGTTCGACTGGACGCTCTACTCGATCTTCTCCACCTATATCGCCGCGCACTTCTTCGACAAGTCCGACCCCTCGTCCGCGCTGCTCTCCACGCTCGCCGTCTTCGCCGTCGGGTTCCTCGCCCGGCCGCTGGGCGGCCTCGTCTTCGGCCGCCTGGCCGACCGCAGGGGCCGCAAGGTCGTCCTCGTCGTGACCATCACGATCATGTCGGTCTCCAGCCTGGTCATCGCCCTGGTCCCCGGCTACGAGCAGATAGGCGTCTGGTCGTCCGTGGTGCTGCTGCTCGCGCGGCTCGCCCAGGGCCTCGCCCACGGCGGCGAGTCCGGCGTCTCCTACACCTATGTCTCGGAGATCGCACCGCCGAAGCGCCGCGGACTCTGGTCCAGCTCGGTGTTCTTCGCCGTCACCCTCGGCGTGATGCTGGCCACCGCGCTCGGCTGGTTCTGTACCACCTTCTTCGGCGACGACGGCACCCAGGAGTACGGCTGGCGCGGCGCGTTCATCTTCGGCGCCCTGCTCGGCCTGCTGGTCCTCTGGCTGCGCCGCACCGCCGAGGAGACCAGCCACTTCAACGAGAACGACAGCGCCGCCGCCGTCCCCTCGGCCGCCAAGCCCAGGCTGCCCAAGAGCCAGGCCGTCAAGATCGGCCTGCTGGTGATCCTGCTGGCCTGCGGCCACAACTGCGCCTACTACGTCTGGGCCACCTTCGCCTCCTCGTTCGCCATCTCCCAGCGCGACATGGACCCGCAGAGCGCGTTCACCGCAAGCCTCCTCGCGCAGGCCGTCGCCCTGGGCATGCTGGTGCTCTGGGGCAACCTCTCGGACCGCGTCGGACGCCGGCCGATGATCATCGCGATGGGGATCGCCGCCATCGGCCTCTACTACCCGCTCTCCCTGCTGATCAGCGACGCCCCCTGGACGCTCTTCGTCGCCCAGGCCGTGGGCATGTCCGTGTGGGCGATGGGCGCCGCCATGTACCCCGCGTTCATCTCCGAGCTGTTCCCCACCCACACCCGCGCCGCCGGCGTCGCCGTCGCCACCTCCGTCTCCGTCGCCCTCTTCGGCGGAACGGCGCCCTACCTGATGACCTGGTTCGACGACAACGGCGTCGCCTGGGTGTTCTGGATCTGGGTCGGACTGCTCTCCTCGATGGCCATCGTCGGCGGCATGATCGTCCGCGAGACCAAGGGCATCGACCTCGGCGCCGTCACCTCCCCGTTCCGCGACCGGACCGACCGGGCGCGCGCCGCGCGCACCACGGGCAGCGCGCCGGCCCCCGCCCCGAGCGGCGACGACCGGGAGGTGACCACGAGGTGA